A segment of the Pieris brassicae chromosome 10, ilPieBrab1.1, whole genome shotgun sequence genome:
TTCAGTAATACACCATACACATGGCGCGGTGTTGTTATATTCGTACGGAACAGCGTGTCTCGCGAGGGTTGGATCGCGTTATGGCGTGGCAACAGCGCGACCATGGCTCGCATTATACCGTACGCTGCGATACAGTTCACAGCTCACGAGCAATGGAAACGGTTGCTAGCTGTTGACACACCgcatactgctcagtacgtaTACCTTTCTAACTTCTTTATAATCAGGCTTACACAGTTATTTCACCCGTCAAAGGATATCCATAGGTGTCTAGTTCAGTTTACAGTTctgtaatttattgaaatttaaatattttcttattaattaattatcaaattcaTCAATCAAATAGTCAAATTATTAAACCTTAAATGCTAAACTACGACTACGTTTCGCTAccgtgttttaaaataagcgCCAGTATACGCAACGCCATCTGTTGATATAAAAACGAGACAAACTAGACAGGCACTTTGATTGGAAAGTTCTTTGAAAAGCTTCGAATTAGTTAAGCGTACATGTTATGAAACTACGTGATAAACTCTTCAAGATGGACCAAAAATTACAGAGAGGCGCCCTTTCGTCACCTGATAGCGGGATCCCTTGCTGGGGTTACCTCACAGAGTGCCACATACCCATTGGATTTGGCGAGAGCACGTATGGCTGTAGCGGACTACAGATCTCTTAAGGCGGTCTTTGTAAGGATATTGAGTGAAGAAGGGGCTGTTACGTTATATAGGTAGGTAGTAATATATCATGTCAGTTTTTTAGACTGAGTTTGCCACTGCGTAAAACCGCCGGCCATGTAAGCAAAACCGTTTGACCGCGAAaagaaaaagttttcttttttcagAGAAATTTTAGATTTGTACTTGAAGCTCTCCTGCTGCTATTATAATGATTCTCTGATTAACTCATGGGCAGGATTTAGACTGTCAATATATACCTTGATCCTTGAGATCTCGTTAATATTTATCGATGTGTAAACGCTGCaggaataaatattgaagagaTTTACATGAAATCTAGATGTTTTGTGGTTCATCAATAGCTGTCAATATTTATTggctgtgtgtgtgtgtgtgttgatTTGGTTGAGCACTTAGAGTATGTGGGTTCActgtttttacaaaataaacttacGTAAAGTATTTTTGGCATGGGGTCAATCCTGCAGCAAATCTTGGTAAAACAATATCTTACCTGTAAATATGTGCCAGCGTAGGCAATATGGCCGGGTAAGGGTATGTGCCACCAGGCGCTCGTTTTGCGGTTTGCATGCGCCAGCGCAAGACATCTAGTGGGTAGGACGAAGTTTGACCCAAAGCCAGCTACACCTCcgaataaaacatttgtgaAGCCGTGAGGGGTTGTACCTGAataatctgaaaaaaaaatcaattaaataaaatgtttattacaaaatttaagtaCATAACTGCACATAGACCATACCGCAATACACGCCTTACTTTTATCATCCATTATTACGAATCACGTCTACTCCGAAGAATGATCTTCTGACTACTGACGATATtgaattcaatatatattgaatgtgTAGTGCGACCAGTTGATTCAATATACAGGGTGGCCAAAAAGTCGTGAATCAAATGTTTTAAGACGAGTTCAAATTTTCATTtcgtaaaacttaatattatcttcaAAACACTCAATAGTGCTTCGAATAAAAAGCTACAGGTGTAGATTTTTCAAATcttaataagaattaataaaaagtcaattttcttttaaaaacgcaaaataaatgataacccTGCAGGTTCGAGTTTAAGGACCTCCTGGAACAACCCCTGGTTGCGTTTGATCCACTATTTATTGGCCACCTGTATATTGAGACAGGTATCGTGATATTGGATCGCGATATTTATTGACTTAACCCTGGCATATACTGTTGGATGGATAGTTTGACGAGATACCAGATATACCAGAAGGAAGAGTTTAACGCAGTTGTAGTACAAATCTGATCGTTATGTTTTAGGGGATATGGTGCAACAGTACTAGGAGTCATTCCCTACGCCGGCGTTTCATTCTTCACGTACGACTCGCTCAAGCATTGGCATCTTGGTAAgtaatttacacgatatataaaaataaatcaatggcgctacaacctttttaggtctgggcctcagatttctgtatctgtttcatgatcatttgttaatcgaataggcaactacgtgatcagccttctgtgactgacacacgccgtcgactttttgggtctaaggcaagccggtttcctcacgatattttccttcaccgttcgagctaatgttaaatacgcacatagaattGGTGCACACCATatgtgcacagccggggatcgaacttacgacctcaggggtgagagttgcacgctgaagccactataTATAGACACTGTAAATCTATGAGGATTAGTTACTACTAGAGGCACTGTAagatttataatgaaaatatttgatttgacGTACGTTAAAATGGCGTTTTATGCTTTGTTGAACTCATGGTAGAGTTCTTCGAAGAAACATTCTAAGTACtgggaatatttttatttatttacgttttcGCCAGTGagtatgttataaaaacgaTGTACCAATGTAGTCtaacatttttaaacgtattttaGATAATTCAAACCTGTCTATATGTTAAACAGAATTGCTTAATttatgaagtgaaacttctttatcggcgttggaaaaaataccgtcacatttttcggttacgcgtcacatttttccgttacgtgccatctttttcttgtcactaccacggttgattcgaagagattcgaagctattagtaacaaaaatatataataacgattacaatgatagtaatagttctattacaattaatgaaattctataataatcttagtagtaataaggtaaaatgaaataattatattgtttgtattcatgtctatgacaataaaagccttttattaaactttatcttatttaactttatttaaccaatgtctgtaaagttgcatatagtagatcatttttagaaaaataaggtcataaagaagtttcacttcttacgtgtgtacacattttttttcagtatttttcagttcattttgaaaaaaaagtgTGATTTTGTTTCAGATTATTCAGGTACAACCCCTCACGGCTtcacaaatgttttatttgggGGTGTGGCTGGGGCTTTGGGCCAAACGTCATCTTACCCACTAGATGTCGTGCGCAGGCGCATGCAAACCGCAAAACGAGCGCCTGATGGCACATACCCCTACCCGGCCATATTGCCTACGCTGGCACATATTTACAGGTAAGATATTGTTTTACCAAGATTTGCTGTAGGATTGAACCCTGAATGTATTGTATAACcaagtatgtttttaaaaagtcagccgcttttattattattactttttcttGGTAAAcggaaacattaaaaataataagggtATTATAGAAAGTATTATGAGAAACTTATATTGTTTTGgaatgtttatgtttaaacCTTCTGTGCGTGTTTGTAACTAAACTCCTTCTGTACGGCTTgaccgattttgatgaaatttaatgattaaCAATTTGATGGATATAAGATGTGGACAGGACAACGTTTGTATTTTATGAGTGTCTGTTAAGTTTAATAGTGGTTTTATTAGTGTCGCTATACACTAATAAAATCAACATTAAACGTCCGTATAGGAGTTTAGTTACAAACACGCACAGaaggtttttatataaacagtccaaaaatataaaaaaatatattgaagatttaagatttattttcaatattattgatattaatatgatattttgattGATGATGAAGAAAATGAATGAATGGTTCCAGGACTGAGGGTTGGCGGGCATTTTTCAAAGGTCTGAGTATGAATTGGATTAAGGGACCTATAGCTGTGGGCATATCGTTCGCGACATACGACCAGATCAAAACTACTCTACGGGAGATCGCCTTAACATTCTCCTCGCTTAGGGAAAACTTATAAATGTTgccattataaataatttattagcacAATATGTACAGCGTGTTATCACTGTGATATGGGAATCgtgcaattattttatttgtctttacgagttgttaaagttttaagcgtaaaatcattttatccgtcaatttaattatatttttgtaattcatattaaacaacagtttattttattagcaaaAGTGTTGCATGTTGGAAATAAAACTAAGTAATGGCAATACTCCATAGACCACAGACTATAgcaataaagataaaattgtttacattGATAATGTTTTTCTGTGCATTAATAGGGAATATGCATATTTCTATATCTTCAATTGATTATTACATCGTTGTACAGTAGAGAAAATATATAGTAGAAAAATATACttggaattattaaaaagtcgAAATTTTCGCGGGCTTTTGCTTACGTCTTCCCATTCCTACCTTGAGTCTTTGAGTCTTTCCATAGTGGTTATaagaaattttgttaatttagatGAGTTTCAGTCATCATTCACTAAAAATCGTAACAGAACTGAACAAATTTTTCCACAGATACTAACTAATACAGTCTGAATATAGTGACGTCATTTGTTGTTTCGACCAATGATGACGCGTTTTGAGAGTTCTAATTTCCCTCCATTATTTTGCACTGTTTATATGGCGTTTTATGGATTTagttaataactaaaaatatcagatatataatattagagaTAAATTATATGCATATTACCTATTGTCAGTATAGAATCGCTGTGTCGTTTAACAATTGCTCAGTACTTATCCGAATCTGTGTTTTTAATACAGATTATAAATCATCTTTCGTATTTCGTTACTGATCTGTGGACAGGACCGTATGCGTTCGTATGCATGTTTATATCGCCTTGCACACAATTCAGTGTGTATGTGTGGCACCTCGATAATAGGCACTGGTAGTTTCGTtaacatttgtatattttttgctgttttattaaatacaattatggaCTATGATATGACAATAATGTTATGAagtgaaatattttagaatttttaacatatatagaataatacaGTGTAGTAGCTACATTTGTGTGGCTTATATGGAATTTGTAACTGgtgtttaatgtattaaaaaagtagtaagttttttttaaaggaatatataactttataaatacgCTAAGGATCCGGCACATTACCTAAAGTGGTGTTAAGATGAGAAATCAAAATGGAAGACGAACTGATGACGCCTTTTTAACTAGCACGCCGACAACGAATTTTTTTATCGAGTATTTTCTTATAgaagatacaaaaaaaattattgcagTAGAATTAGCAGATTAAGGTTCATATTCTATCCTGCTTTCAAATATGTCATACGTCATAAAGAAAAAATGGTTTGACAGCATTGATTCAAGTTTGGCTGACGTTCTAGCCTTAGGCCGAATTTCTCGACCAACCACAGTTACGTCTTGATTTCAACTTTTTATCAACTACTGTCAAGTTGACACCGTTTGGAAGTCTACATGCATGGAAATAATGTGAGTAATTCGTATATATTTTGGCATAAAACATAACTGTTATATGCCAAAATAAgttaaagatttatatttagagtGAAATGCTAAGTAATTTTCGGAATAAAGGATTAAGGGAGGAAGCAAGTCTCACACAaccaaatttatataaatttggtTGTGTGTGATAAAGCCATTGCAACCTTATTTATTCAGTGGATATATTTATCCGTATATTAGCTTTTGTCTACACGCATAAAATGCTAAAGTGATTCTAatggattttaatataacgcGTTTATTAGTATGTCGGCTTCATTTAGTTAATTagcaattattgttatataaatttagttattgtttttttaggcgaaatgtttttatgtacatcacaatgttaataataaaatgttattgaaaTGTGTATCTAGTCTAgttgtatataattgtaattgttttagaAAAGTAAGaatatattgtcttttgtaattttgtagGATTCGTTACAAGATTTCGTGTTTTATTTCACATCTTAACATATTTTCCCCAATAGTaggtagtttttaaattagctttatttgttattattatattaatataccatatttttaattctattgagTTAACGTTTAATAAATGTGCGAGACAAAAAGTACTAGCGCTACAACTTTTCGGGGCAGTTTTCtgtattattgtttatgatatgttgcaactgaGAGTGTTGCcatagtagcttcagcgtgcaactctcaccTCGACCAATGTactttaacattcgctcgaatggtgaaggaaaacatcgcgaggaaaccggctttccttagacacaaaaagtcgacggcgatcgatcgatcacctacttgcccattagattcacaaatgatcatgaaacagatacagaaatctgaggcccagacctaaaaagtttgcagcgccattgattttttttatgttgcaATTAAGGAACATTTACTGCTATGTGTACGACAGCATTAGGGTTAGGGAATTCTCTTTACAATGGCCTTGAAAGTATTTCTTGGGTTGTTAGTGGTCACACTGGTACAAAATCCTTCCACTACAGGAAAAATGAAAGTCGAATttcgaaataattttattgttaattaaataataacctaATAACAGTATTGCACAATTTAGAATCATTTTagattaactattatatgTCTAGAGTAATTGATACTTCTAATTAATCGTACATTTgggatataattatttttattcttgtctataaaataaaaagttttaaaattttagctATGAATGTTAAAAACGCTCAAGTTTTTACAGAATTgatttaagttataaataaaatttaatcactATGATCATGGTAAAGTGTCAAGTAGATAGTAAAATCGTTCATCGGTAAAATTCTGTTACGGAAGAttaataagattaataataCACCGCAAATATGATATTAGGTTAACtgctgtttttaatttttccttgGATCTATGGCAAACTAtcataaatatcataaatggagaacaaaaaaagttataactCATATGCGCTTTAACCTCAAATTTTCGGATGCTAGTTTCTTGtagtattttctttcatataaTAGACAAGTCGATAAGAcccctgtgcctgacacatttTTCGGGTCGAATGCATACCGACTTCATCTTAATTCATCAAATCCATTATCTTCACAGGACAAATGTGATGCACGCTCAACCTACTctgctttaaattattaattaacgatattatttttttgagtCCGATAGCGCTGAGTTTCAACTTAAGCTATTTGCCATGCACTTAACATTGCATTTTACagttatacaatataatgatGTATcgatttttactatatttgcTTCGGTTCACCATCATTTTCATTGGCTGTAGCCCCTTGTGGGCCATATCCATAGCCTCCGTAAGTATGCTTCTTCATTATCTATCTCGTGCTTCTTGCGACTAAAACAATCTTGATTTGTGATCCTTGACAATTCCTTTTTCATTCAATTCGATTatagtgtatatttattataggttCTGGCTGGAGCAGGACTGTCTTCGGCGTCGCAACTCCTGAGGTAGGGTCTA
Coding sequences within it:
- the LOC123715238 gene encoding mitochondrial coenzyme A transporter SLC25A42; translation: MAADNATGAKRGAEPNLSGGVLVVTSLVAGASAGALAKTAIAPLDRTKINFQISNTPYTWRGVVIFVRNSVSREGWIALWRGNSATMARIIPYAAIQFTAHEQWKRLLAVDTPHTAQEAPFRHLIAGSLAGVTSQSATYPLDLARARMAVADYRSLKAVFVRILSEEGAVTLYRGYGATVLGVIPYAGVSFFTYDSLKHWHLDYSGTTPHGFTNVLFGGVAGALGQTSSYPLDVVRRRMQTAKRAPDGTYPYPAILPTLAHIYRTEGWRAFFKGLSMNWIKGPIAVGISFATYDQIKTTLREIALTFSSLRENL